From the Methanobacteriaceae archaeon genome, the window CCACCCTCTTATTATACAAATTCAAACCAAGCAAATATGTAAATAAAACCGTTAAAAAACCTAAAAAAACACCAACCATCCTAGCCTGCACAACCCCAAACCCAAACAATTTAAAAGAACCAGCCAACAACAAAAAATACACCGGAGGCTGCCAATAAGTAAAATTAGCAATATTATAAAAACCAAAAATCATACTAGTGCCCATATATCCAAACATAGCCAAATTATAAGCAGGATTAACAAACCAATTCTCATCCACGTTTATTACAGGAAATTTATCAAGATTAAAAGAATATAAAACCGTATAAAATAATAAGATTAGGATAATCTCTTTCTTCTGAATCAAAAAATGTTTAATGCGCATTTCTTAATCACTCCGCATCATAAGAATTGGTTAAATTACTAATTAGCATTTTTTACCCAGAATACCTTTATTATTCCAAATCCATGAGTATCATTAGCTGGAATTACAGCAACAAGTGTACAATTTTGGTTAACAAAATTCACTGTAGCTTCATCATCCGCCCATAAATCTTCAAAAAGAATGTATTCTGCTTTTAAATCTTTTAACATGTCTGAGGTGTTGATCTGGAATCTTTCGAGGCCGTAATAATTGTATTTATCATGTAATGCTATCCAATAATTGTGGTTTCCCACAACAATGCTTCCCGGGGGTATATATTTTTGAACTTCTTCTTTAATCTCCATATAATTGTAATCTTTAGTTTTTTCTAAAAAGTTATCCAATAACATACAGTTTCCAATAATTAAAACCAACCATAATACCAAAATGGAAATTGATAAAATTCCTTTTTTATTCATTTCTAAATGAATTTTATCTTTAAAAGTTAAAGCAATTAGAATAGAGAAATAAGGCATGATTATTCCAAGGTAAATAAAGTATTTACGGTATAATAAAGCAGATAGAACCACAAAATTTACAATTAAAATTATTAGTAAAAATTTATCACCGAAATTTCTCTCACGAACCATATAAAACAAACCTACAATCATCAATGTAAAAGCAGCTGCAAATACAACCAGGGTCAGGACTTCCCCCTGATAACTAACAAGCCAATGGTAAAGATTAATGAAACGTGTTGGTTCTGTTATAATATTATCGATTGGATTTGAAGGTGATTCACCTATATTATCCATGAATTGGCCCGTGAAAGCCTTTAGGTCCATGAGTATGTATAATAAATAAAGAATTAATGGTATAAAAAATCCTGAAATGAAGCTTGAAATTTCTTTGAAACTTAAATAAAATTTTAACTTTTTAAAATCTATTTTCTCAATTAAAATAATTAATAAAACCGCAAGTACAGCAATAAGACCATTAGGATGAGATAAAATTGAAAGAGTGGCAAAAAAAGCAGCAGCAAAATAATAAACCAACTTAGAATTCTTCAACGCCAAAAAGGTGAAATAAAGAGCAACAACCATAAAACAAGCCACAGCAATCTCCATCCGAGCATTCCGAGAAACAAAAAAAAACAAAGGATTCAAAACCAACAAAAAAGAAGCCAACAAACCCACCCTCTTATTATACAAATTCAAACCAAACAAATATGTAAATAAAACCGTTAAAAAACCTAAAAAAACACCAACCATCCGAGCCTGCACAATCCCAAAACCAAACAATTTAAAAGAACCAGCCAACAACAAAAAATACACCGGAGGCTGCCAATAAGTAAAATTAGCAATATTATAAAAATCATAAATCATACTAGTACCCATATATCCAAACATAGCCAAATTATAAGCAGGATTAACAAACCAATTCTCATCGCCATTGATTACGGGAAATTTATCAAGATTAAAAGAATATAAAACTACGTAACAGAATAATATCAATAATATTTCCTTATTTTTCCAAAAAAACTTTTTTGCCCCAATTTTAGTATTCATGTAAATCAAATAAGGATTTTTTAAGGAATTGATGATGTTTAATTCTTATAATCAGTCAAAGGATAGATAACTGGGATCAAAACGATTCATGAAGTGTATAATTTTATTTGTTAAACAATCAATTTGGCCCCATAATAAATGAATGATCTAAACATTATAAATATGTATATTGAAAAGCAGATATTGAAATACTCAAGGTTTTTCCATGATTAAAGATTACATTAACTTATTAAGTGAACTGGATTTCACCAAATTTCCCTATATTCTGATTTTCATTATTATTTTTATGCTATCTAGGGTTCCATTTTTAAATCTGGGTTTTGGTAATGATCCTGATGCCTGGAGGATAGCCAACACTGCATTCGATTTAAATCAATTCCTGATCTATCATACTTCACGTTTTCCAGGATATCCTTTACCAGAGTATGTAAATTCTCTGGTTATTAACTATGGTTGGGTGGCAACTAACAGCCTCACCATGATCCTGACACTAATTTCAATACTGGTATTTGCCAAAATATTAAAAGAACTTGAAGTTGAAAGTAAAGGATTAATAGTGCTAACATTTGCTTTTTTACCAATTGTGTGGATTAACAGTGTTAATACCATGGATTATATGTGGGCTGTGACTTTCATCGTCATCAGCTGGTACTTTGTAATAAAAAAACATTTTTTATTGGCTGGTTTAATGATGGGTTTAGCTATATCCTCCAGACCAACATCAGCCATACTCATAATTCCCTTTATGTATCTCATAACATCTGAAAATGATATTAAAAAATCATTATACTTTCTTTTAACATCATTAGCCGTGAGTATTGCCTTATTCTCCCCATTATTTTTCCAGTATGGATTGGGTTTTATCAGCTTTTATGGTAAACTAATAGATTTGAACCTTGTATACAATGATCTCATTTCCTCTTTCGGACTTTTATCTGTGCTTGCTTTTATATTATTAATAATTAAAACAAAAAAGAAAGACCTGACTTATATTAAACAGGATAACCATATGATTTTTGCTTTATTCGTAGTTTTTCTAGTTATAGTTTTATTTCTAATTAGCCCCTATGAAACAGCATATATCTTGCCTGCAATTCCCTTCGGACTTTATTTCTTAAGTCAAATTGGTAGTAAAAGAATCTTCAATATTTTTTGCATTTTTTTAATTTTAAACTCTTTTATTACAGTAAGCCTGAATTTTGAAACCTCCCAGATAGTGGAAAAAGGAGTAGTTTTTACTGACGCAGAGGATCGCATCCTACTAATTACAACTTTAGAAAAATTGACAAAAACTGAATTTAACAACTCAATTATTATCACCGGAGAATACTATCCCATTTTACATTATTTATCGAAAAAATCCGCGGCCAAACCCCAGAAATACATGGCAGAAAGCGATCCAAAAAATATACAAGTTTCATATTGGGATCCGGAAAGAAACACAAGTTACATTTACATGGCCAGTTCTGATGATATAATCAAATGGCAAATTAAAGGATATAAAATTTATTTTATGGGCCCATCCGCTTTGGAGCTGATTAAAATCAATTATAAATATGATTTAAGAACATTTAACGCTTCTAACA encodes:
- a CDS encoding glycosyltransferase family 39 protein; amino-acid sequence: MNTKIGAKKFFWKNKEILLILFCYVVLYSFNLDKFPVINGDENWFVNPAYNLAMFGYMGTSMIYDFYNIANFTYWQPPVYFLLLAGSFKLFGFGIVQARMVGVFLGFLTVLFTYLFGLNLYNKRVGLLASFLLVLNPLFFFVSRNARMEIAVACFMVVALYFTFLALKNSKLVYYFAAAFFATLSILSHPNGLIAVLAVLLIILIEKIDFKKLKFYLSFKEISSFISGFFIPLILYLLYILMDLKAFTGQFMDNIGESPSNPIDNIITEPTRFINLYHWLVSYQGEVLTLVVFAAAFTLMIVGLFYMVRERNFGDKFLLIILIVNFVVLSALLYRKYFIYLGIIMPYFSILIALTFKDKIHLEMNKKGILSISILVLWLVLIIGNCMLLDNFLEKTKDYNYMEIKEEVQKYIPPGSIVVGNHNYWIALHDKYNYYGLERFQINTSDMLKDLKAEYILFEDLWADDEATVNFVNQNCTLVAVIPANDTHGFGIIKVFWVKNAN